One stretch of Priestia megaterium DNA includes these proteins:
- a CDS encoding cache domain-containing sensor histidine kinase, whose amino-acid sequence MKGWSIRKKLILFFLFATVIPFLISTIFTYQYTKETVKNRFISTNYQVIKNGSNDLSDYLNEIANITKRLYGYHPFIKVLDEGVSSDLGANQLEISRTLLYLYNTRPEIEQLHLYIENGHDSYTAYNSKVSSRGKYDDIYTQPYYSYLNKNHKFLVIEPTHEIYSYNNLSTLIDSLPNQVISFHQRIDEIPSDKLLAYLSLDINMTQIQSISQRLYNEESEDFYLMNNKGKVLYSSDSKVIGKNENYAWVKALTSQKDHSMEWEDKSFSGVLMYEKLKQPFENLYIVKRIPYSVLYEDARKTALMNVLIGLPFLCMLVIATLFISVRFTQPINVLIRNMKEVEKGSFEVRFKSLGNDEFGVLGRHFTSMVETINDLIERKFRLELENKSTQLKVLQSQINPHFLYNAFQSIGTLALKHKAVEVYSLLTSLSHIMRYSMNMKEDIVSLKQEVDHVKAFLSLQKQRFGSKFEYELNIEKEAELMRIPKMILQPLVENSFKHGFETRTGSGKLLISADLNGEELILTVSDNGKGIGQQELNQLKTRLQQSYNQTDEHIGLQNIYERLRIYYGDHASMQISSQENHDFTVVIKLTTIEEKRDSDESINRG is encoded by the coding sequence GTGAAAGGCTGGAGCATACGCAAGAAATTAATTTTGTTTTTCTTATTCGCAACGGTTATTCCATTTTTAATTTCGACGATTTTTACGTATCAATACACCAAAGAAACGGTTAAGAATCGATTTATTTCTACCAACTATCAAGTTATTAAAAACGGAAGCAATGATTTGAGCGATTACTTAAATGAAATTGCTAATATTACAAAAAGGCTGTACGGCTACCACCCATTTATTAAAGTGTTAGATGAAGGTGTATCAAGTGACTTAGGAGCCAATCAACTGGAAATATCACGAACTCTTCTTTATTTATATAATACTCGTCCAGAGATTGAACAGCTCCATCTTTACATTGAAAACGGGCATGACTCGTATACAGCTTACAATTCAAAAGTGAGCAGCAGAGGGAAGTACGATGATATTTACACTCAGCCTTACTATTCTTATTTAAATAAAAATCATAAATTTCTTGTGATTGAGCCTACCCATGAAATTTATAGCTACAATAATTTATCAACGTTAATTGATTCACTGCCGAATCAAGTTATTAGCTTTCATCAGCGGATTGATGAGATTCCATCAGACAAGTTGTTAGCTTATCTATCTTTAGACATTAATATGACACAAATTCAATCTATATCGCAGCGCCTATATAATGAAGAGTCAGAAGATTTTTATTTAATGAACAATAAAGGGAAGGTTTTGTATTCCTCTGATTCAAAGGTTATTGGAAAAAATGAAAATTACGCGTGGGTGAAGGCGCTTACTTCTCAAAAAGACCATAGCATGGAATGGGAAGATAAAAGCTTCTCAGGCGTATTAATGTATGAAAAGCTTAAACAGCCCTTTGAGAACTTGTACATTGTGAAACGAATTCCTTACAGTGTTTTATATGAGGATGCAAGAAAGACAGCACTTATGAATGTATTAATTGGCCTGCCATTTCTGTGTATGCTCGTTATCGCTACGCTTTTTATATCAGTACGTTTTACACAGCCGATTAACGTATTGATTCGCAATATGAAAGAAGTGGAAAAAGGATCATTTGAGGTGCGGTTTAAATCGCTTGGAAACGATGAATTTGGTGTTTTAGGAAGGCATTTTACCTCTATGGTGGAAACAATTAATGACTTGATTGAACGTAAATTTCGATTGGAATTAGAAAATAAATCAACGCAGCTAAAAGTGCTGCAGTCACAAATTAATCCGCATTTTTTATACAACGCATTTCAATCGATTGGAACTCTTGCTCTTAAGCATAAAGCAGTTGAAGTATATTCTTTATTAACCTCACTTTCGCACATTATGCGTTACAGCATGAATATGAAAGAGGATATCGTTAGCTTAAAGCAAGAAGTCGATCACGTAAAAGCTTTCTTAAGTCTGCAGAAGCAGCGGTTTGGTTCAAAGTTTGAGTATGAGTTAAATATCGAAAAAGAGGCAGAGCTTATGCGAATACCGAAAATGATTTTGCAGCCTCTTGTTGAGAATTCTTTTAAGCATGGATTCGAAACCCGCACAGGAAGCGGAAAGCTGTTGATTTCAGCGGATTTGAACGGCGAAGAACTGATTCTAACTGTTTCTGATAACGGAAAAGGGATAGGGCAGCAAGAGTTGAATCAATTAAAAACGAGACTCCAGCAATCGTATAATCAAACAGATGAGCATATTGGGTTGCAAAACATTTACGAACGACTTCGCATCTACTATGGAGATCATGCTTCAATGCAAATTAGCAGTCAAGAAAATCACGATTTTACCGTTGTCATAAAGCTAACAACAATTGAAGAAAAGAGGGATAGTGATGAAAGTATTAATCGTGGATGA
- a CDS encoding response regulator produces MKVLIVDDEEHVREGIKLLGQWEEHEITDVIEADSGEQAIALIEDHGPEIIFTDMKMPNIDGIALLEWIKENSPSSKTIVVTGYDDYHYMRKAIHFGSTDYILKPVDPSILNDTLIRAVTQWKKEEESRKVHNSSYRLINEMKPIYRDRKLTQLMNNYLLNQSIYEEFGFHLTREYEVGIVRVDESIIRSFGGDRDLAYFSILNVINEMLMAAENGVAFRYLSNKWEIIIIFWNDFERITSLLTTLHTAIRRTLDVSCRIARGCKVSSIDQLMKSYEDAKNSLLLSNVLDQNKVKVYGEQDVLASALLINMMDYNSKIEEALQVGKFEAFLPVFNEIITAFEAQNYLSLKQILHFEQEYQLLSQHWLKRYHIPYTINNGPEYVLSFFYNQDGQFQLAKYVERKKHEVKRFLKVVKRYSKQNNRDVIYEIEQYLQQNFHRDVKLQEISERFYLSREYISRKFKQEFQENISDYMVKVRMNKAKSLLLNEELKIYEIANMIGYHDDKYFRKVFKKVEGITPNEYRSLTV; encoded by the coding sequence ATGAAAGTATTAATCGTGGATGATGAAGAGCATGTAAGAGAAGGAATAAAGCTGCTTGGACAGTGGGAAGAGCATGAAATTACAGATGTGATAGAAGCTGATAGCGGTGAGCAAGCGATTGCGCTTATCGAGGATCACGGACCGGAAATCATTTTTACTGATATGAAGATGCCTAATATCGATGGAATTGCTTTGTTGGAGTGGATTAAAGAGAATTCACCTTCTAGCAAAACGATTGTGGTAACAGGGTATGATGACTACCACTATATGCGTAAAGCTATTCATTTTGGAAGTACGGATTATATTCTAAAGCCAGTGGATCCTTCGATTTTAAACGATACGCTTATACGAGCTGTAACCCAATGGAAGAAAGAAGAAGAGTCCAGAAAAGTTCATAATAGCAGCTATCGTTTAATCAATGAAATGAAGCCGATTTATCGAGATCGAAAACTGACGCAGTTAATGAACAATTATTTGCTAAATCAATCAATCTATGAAGAGTTTGGTTTCCATCTGACTAGAGAATATGAAGTGGGGATTGTACGTGTAGATGAATCTATCATTCGTTCTTTTGGCGGTGACCGGGATTTAGCCTATTTTTCAATTTTAAATGTAATCAATGAAATGCTGATGGCAGCAGAAAATGGAGTAGCCTTCCGTTATTTATCAAATAAGTGGGAAATTATCATTATATTTTGGAATGATTTTGAACGCATAACCTCTTTACTGACGACTTTACATACAGCAATTCGCCGTACGTTAGACGTGAGCTGTCGGATTGCAAGAGGGTGCAAAGTTTCTTCTATTGATCAGCTAATGAAATCCTATGAAGATGCGAAAAACTCGCTTTTATTAAGCAATGTTCTTGATCAAAATAAAGTGAAGGTCTACGGCGAGCAAGACGTTTTAGCAAGTGCTTTATTAATAAATATGATGGATTATAACAGTAAAATTGAAGAAGCGCTGCAAGTCGGGAAGTTTGAAGCCTTTTTGCCGGTATTCAATGAAATTATCACAGCTTTTGAAGCACAAAATTATCTATCATTAAAGCAAATTCTGCATTTTGAGCAGGAATATCAGCTGTTAAGTCAGCATTGGTTAAAAAGATATCACATTCCTTATACGATAAATAACGGTCCTGAATATGTTCTTTCTTTTTTCTATAACCAAGATGGGCAGTTTCAGCTAGCAAAGTATGTAGAGAGAAAGAAGCATGAAGTAAAGCGCTTTTTAAAAGTAGTAAAAAGGTATAGCAAGCAAAACAATCGCGACGTTATTTATGAGATCGAACAATATTTGCAGCAAAATTTTCATCGAGATGTGAAGCTTCAAGAAATATCGGAACGTTTCTATTTAAGCCGTGAATACATTTCGAGAAAGTTTAAGCAAGAATTTCAAGAAAACATTTCAGATTATATGGTGAAAGTCAGAATGAATAAAGCCAAATCACTTTTACTAAATGAAGAACTAAAAATCTATGAAATTGCGAATATGATTGGATATCATGATGATAAATACTTTCGAAAAGTGTTTAAAAAAGTAGAAGGCATTACGCCAAACGAGTATCGCAGTTTGACCGTATAA
- the yhfH gene encoding protein YhfH, with amino-acid sequence MLEKMTEFFKRLPNKKCVECGNDIEEQHECYGNKCDHCLDIMK; translated from the coding sequence ATGTTAGAAAAAATGACTGAATTTTTCAAAAGATTACCCAATAAAAAGTGCGTAGAATGCGGAAACGACATCGAGGAACAGCATGAGTGCTACGGAAACAAATGCGATCACTGTCTAGATATCATGAAATAA
- a CDS encoding MBL fold metallo-hydrolase, giving the protein MKVTIIGFWGGYPAVSEATSSYLVEHDGFQLLVDCGSGALAQLQKYAKPEEIDAMILSHYHHDHVADVGVFQYARLIQTHLGNAVKELSIYGHTYDQESFNKLTHKGITKGVEYDPSQKLEVGPFTIEFMKTKHPVVCYAMRISAGNQTVVYTADSSYLEEFVSFSEEADLLICECNFYANQDGRGAGHMTSTEAGTLASKASVKHLMLTHLPHYGEHQQLVEEAAAHYRGTLTLAESGYVWE; this is encoded by the coding sequence ATGAAAGTAACTATTATTGGTTTTTGGGGAGGATATCCCGCGGTTTCAGAAGCTACTTCTAGCTATTTAGTGGAGCACGATGGATTTCAGCTGCTTGTTGATTGTGGAAGCGGTGCATTGGCTCAGCTGCAAAAGTATGCAAAGCCAGAAGAAATAGATGCTATGATTTTATCTCATTATCATCATGATCACGTCGCTGATGTCGGAGTATTTCAATATGCTCGCCTCATTCAGACTCATCTAGGGAACGCTGTTAAGGAACTTTCTATTTACGGACATACATATGATCAGGAAAGCTTCAACAAACTTACTCATAAAGGAATTACTAAAGGGGTAGAGTATGATCCGAGTCAAAAACTTGAAGTTGGGCCTTTTACCATCGAATTTATGAAAACGAAACATCCAGTCGTTTGTTATGCCATGAGAATAAGCGCCGGCAATCAAACTGTCGTGTACACAGCGGACTCTAGTTATTTAGAAGAGTTTGTTTCCTTCTCAGAAGAAGCAGATCTTCTTATTTGTGAATGTAATTTTTATGCCAATCAAGATGGAAGAGGCGCTGGACACATGACAAGTACAGAAGCCGGTACACTTGCTTCAAAGGCAAGTGTCAAACACCTCATGCTTACTCACCTTCCGCACTATGGAGAACATCAACAGCTAGTAGAGGAAGCCGCTGCTCATTATAGAGGTACGCTTACGTTAGCTGAATCAGGATATGTATGGGAATAA
- a CDS encoding lipoate--protein ligase, translating into MLFIDNQKNYDPRINLAIEEYALKHLDINETYLLFYINEPSIIIGKNQNTIEEINTKYVEDQQIHVVRRLSGGGAVYHDKGNLNFSFITKDDGNSFHNFKKFTEPVVEALKKLGVNAELSGRNDLMAEGRKISGNAQFSTKGRMFSHGTLLFDSEIENVVSALKVKKDKIESKGIKSIRNRVANISEFLEQKVTVEEFREMLLRYIFDGEENITEYKLTEKDWETIHQISKERYQSWDWNYGKSPKFNLQHSHRFPVGQIDVRLEVNKGKIDACTIYGDFFGVGDVQEVQEKLTGVRYEKASIEQALEDIDIPHYFGNITKEKFVELIY; encoded by the coding sequence ATGTTATTTATTGATAATCAAAAAAATTATGATCCCCGAATTAACTTAGCAATTGAAGAGTATGCGCTCAAGCATCTAGACATTAATGAGACATATCTGCTGTTTTATATTAATGAACCTTCTATTATTATTGGAAAAAACCAGAACACCATTGAGGAGATTAATACAAAATATGTTGAAGATCAGCAAATTCATGTAGTGAGACGTCTATCTGGAGGCGGTGCCGTTTATCATGATAAAGGAAATTTAAACTTCAGCTTTATTACGAAAGACGATGGAAATAGCTTTCATAATTTTAAAAAGTTTACCGAGCCGGTCGTGGAAGCGTTAAAGAAATTAGGAGTTAATGCTGAGCTAAGCGGACGAAATGATTTAATGGCTGAAGGACGGAAAATTTCTGGAAATGCTCAGTTTTCAACGAAAGGGAGAATGTTCAGCCATGGAACTCTTCTTTTTGATTCAGAGATTGAAAACGTCGTATCAGCGTTAAAAGTAAAAAAAGATAAAATTGAATCCAAAGGCATTAAGTCTATTCGAAATAGAGTAGCGAATATCAGCGAATTTTTAGAACAGAAAGTAACGGTGGAAGAATTTAGAGAAATGCTGCTTCGGTATATCTTTGACGGAGAAGAAAATATAACAGAATATAAACTAACGGAAAAAGATTGGGAAACGATTCATCAAATTTCTAAAGAGCGCTATCAGTCATGGGATTGGAACTATGGAAAATCACCTAAATTTAACTTACAGCACTCTCACCGCTTTCCTGTGGGGCAAATTGACGTTCGTTTAGAAGTGAATAAAGGAAAAATCGATGCTTGCACCATTTATGGAGATTTCTTTGGAGTGGGGGATGTCCAGGAAGTACAGGAAAAATTAACAGGTGTTCGTTATGAAAAAGCTTCTATTGAACAAGCCTTAGAAGACATCGATATTCCACATTATTTTGGTAATATTACAAAAGAAAAGTTTGTTGAATTAATCTATTAA
- a CDS encoding fatty acid--CoA ligase family protein — MNLSAQLHKTAEQFPQKSAYVFMDQETSYADLDASVSKFANGLKQLGVKKGDHIALIVGNSPHFVIGLYGALRVGATVIPINPIYTADEISYMLQDGDVKAVIAVDLLLPILKKIIGHTPFLEHVILCETTDTVENIPSYFHTFSQVVNRGEATYDFLELKEEDVAIILYTSGTTGKPKGAMLTHKNIYSNAQDVADYLSINGNDRVVAALPMFHVFCLTVSLNAPLMNGGTILIEPKFSPSSIFELIQNRQATIFAGVPTMYNFLLQHDKGKKEHFHTVRLCISGGASMPVALLTNFERKFGVMVAEGYGLSEASPVTCFNPIDRERKAGSIGTSIMNVENKVVNELGEEVEVGQVGELIVKGPNVMKGYYKLSEDTEYALRDGWLYTGDLARRDKEGYFYIVDRKKDLIIVGGYNVYPREVEEVLYAHPDIVEVAVIGVPDPSLGECVKCYVVCNNQEITEEKLIAYCKEHLAKYKVPSEIEFLKELPKNTTGKILRRALKQQVSQER, encoded by the coding sequence ATGAATTTGTCAGCACAGCTTCATAAAACAGCTGAGCAATTTCCACAAAAATCGGCATATGTTTTTATGGACCAGGAAACATCTTATGCAGATCTTGATGCATCGGTATCTAAGTTTGCTAATGGTCTGAAGCAATTAGGTGTAAAAAAAGGAGATCATATCGCTTTGATTGTCGGCAACTCGCCTCATTTTGTTATTGGATTGTACGGTGCTCTTCGAGTAGGAGCTACTGTTATACCCATTAATCCTATTTACACAGCGGATGAAATTAGCTACATGCTTCAGGATGGAGATGTAAAAGCAGTTATTGCGGTTGATTTACTTCTCCCTATTTTAAAGAAAATTATTGGACACACTCCATTTTTGGAACATGTTATCTTATGTGAAACGACAGATACAGTGGAAAATATACCTTCTTATTTTCACACGTTTTCGCAAGTTGTAAACAGAGGGGAAGCTACATATGATTTTCTGGAGTTAAAAGAAGAAGATGTGGCCATCATTCTGTATACGTCAGGAACGACTGGAAAACCAAAAGGAGCTATGCTTACACATAAGAATATTTATTCAAATGCTCAAGACGTAGCAGATTATTTAAGTATAAATGGGAATGACCGAGTCGTAGCTGCTTTGCCGATGTTTCACGTATTTTGTTTAACTGTTTCATTGAATGCGCCTTTAATGAATGGAGGAACGATATTAATTGAACCGAAATTCAGTCCATCTTCTATATTTGAATTAATTCAAAATCGACAAGCGACTATTTTTGCCGGCGTTCCCACAATGTATAATTTCTTACTTCAGCATGACAAAGGGAAAAAAGAGCACTTTCACACGGTAAGGCTTTGTATATCAGGCGGGGCATCAATGCCGGTGGCACTTCTAACCAATTTTGAACGTAAGTTTGGGGTAATGGTAGCAGAAGGGTATGGATTATCTGAGGCTTCTCCTGTGACATGTTTCAATCCGATTGACCGAGAGAGAAAAGCCGGTTCTATAGGCACATCTATTATGAATGTTGAAAATAAAGTGGTAAACGAACTAGGAGAAGAAGTAGAAGTAGGACAAGTTGGCGAACTTATCGTCAAAGGTCCTAACGTGATGAAAGGGTATTACAAGCTTTCTGAAGACACGGAATATGCTCTCCGAGATGGTTGGCTGTATACAGGTGACTTAGCAAGAAGGGATAAGGAAGGTTATTTTTATATCGTTGACCGTAAAAAAGATTTAATTATTGTAGGAGGATATAATGTTTATCCTCGCGAAGTAGAAGAAGTGCTATATGCGCATCCAGATATTGTAGAAGTGGCTGTTATCGGAGTCCCTGATCCTTCTTTAGGTGAATGTGTTAAGTGTTACGTGGTTTGCAATAATCAAGAGATAACAGAAGAGAAGCTTATTGCCTACTGCAAAGAGCACCTTGCTAAATATAAAGTGCCAAGTGAAATTGAATTTTTAAAAGAACTTCCTAAAAATACAACGGGAAAAATTTTAAGGCGTGCACTGAAGCAACAAGTATCTCAGGAGCGATAA
- a CDS encoding enoyl-CoA hydratase-related protein, which translates to MSSISYEIKGHVAHVILNRPEAMNAFNYDMLKELEEVIEGIRIQKDIRVVTFKGAGEKSFSVGADLKERKTLSDQEVKRNIYKIGEVFSKIEQLPQPTIAIINGYAFGGGMELALACDFRIASTEALMGLTETSLAIIPGAGGTQRLPRLVGEAKAMELILTAQRLSASEAKECGLVTKVAPGYEIEETIDIFISLLLKNGPIALQQAKFAIKEGMKADLQTGLQIERKAYELTIPTEDRLEALQAFAEKRRPSFKGK; encoded by the coding sequence ATGTCATCTATTTCTTATGAAATAAAGGGACACGTCGCCCATGTGATACTGAACCGTCCGGAAGCGATGAATGCTTTTAATTACGATATGCTTAAAGAATTGGAAGAAGTAATTGAAGGAATTCGTATTCAAAAAGATATTCGAGTTGTGACGTTTAAAGGGGCAGGTGAAAAGTCTTTTAGTGTAGGTGCCGATTTAAAAGAACGTAAAACCCTCTCTGATCAAGAGGTAAAGCGCAATATTTACAAAATAGGAGAAGTGTTTTCGAAGATAGAGCAGCTTCCTCAGCCAACGATAGCAATCATCAATGGATATGCATTTGGAGGAGGAATGGAGCTGGCTTTAGCATGTGATTTCCGGATTGCTTCAACCGAAGCGCTTATGGGTTTAACGGAAACAAGCTTAGCGATTATACCAGGCGCAGGAGGAACACAGCGTCTCCCTCGGTTAGTTGGGGAAGCAAAAGCAATGGAACTAATTTTAACAGCTCAGCGTCTCTCAGCATCAGAAGCGAAAGAATGTGGTCTAGTAACGAAGGTGGCTCCCGGATATGAAATAGAAGAAACAATAGATATTTTTATCTCTCTTTTATTGAAAAATGGGCCAATTGCACTTCAGCAAGCAAAATTTGCTATTAAAGAAGGAATGAAGGCAGATTTGCAGACTGGTTTGCAAATTGAACGAAAAGCATATGAGTTAACGATTCCGACAGAAGATCGTCTAGAGGCGCTTCAAGCATTTGCTGAGAAGAGAAGACCTAGTTTTAAAGGGAAATAA
- a CDS encoding M48 family metallopeptidase, producing the protein MKKIVWWSIGVFLVYGACIWVYLFYISDTSIPQSLKGTSVDPATFMNARELMLTEKYSKIRDALFFIRIPYEWLGFILILVLGVSKKVNKWSKDVSRFSLLQTAIYVFWLSVLLLIYSFPMDWISYKLSTAYHITTQPFQGWMKDLFTDFWVNYATMFLVIAVLYTFIRKFSKRWWLYAWLVSIPFTLFLTFIQPVVIDPLYNDFYPLKNKELETKILHLADEAHIPAKHVYEVNMSEKTNSLNAYVTGIGSNSRIVLWDTTLNKLTEREILFIMAHEMGHYVKKHIYVGIASALVLSIVGLWLTKHLASFVIKRWGKALKITSLSDLNSLPLILLIFSVLTFAVSPLTNMQSRHHELQSDTYAMDLTGDKQAAIKTFQDLTKSGLSQVNPPYLVKIFRYGHPTILERISFVEKYERNE; encoded by the coding sequence GTGAAAAAAATTGTTTGGTGGTCCATCGGAGTTTTTCTTGTGTATGGAGCGTGTATTTGGGTGTATTTATTCTATATAAGCGATACCTCTATTCCACAATCATTAAAAGGCACCAGCGTAGACCCGGCTACGTTTATGAATGCACGAGAACTTATGTTAACCGAAAAATATTCAAAAATTAGAGATGCACTCTTTTTTATCCGAATTCCATATGAGTGGCTAGGGTTTATTTTAATTTTAGTGTTAGGTGTGTCTAAGAAAGTTAATAAGTGGTCTAAAGACGTCAGCCGTTTCAGTCTTCTCCAAACTGCTATTTATGTATTTTGGTTATCTGTTCTGCTGCTGATCTATTCTTTTCCTATGGACTGGATTAGCTATAAGCTTTCAACGGCTTACCATATTACGACGCAACCTTTCCAAGGATGGATGAAAGATCTTTTTACAGATTTTTGGGTGAACTATGCCACGATGTTTTTAGTGATTGCTGTGTTATATACATTCATTCGTAAGTTTTCAAAAAGATGGTGGCTGTATGCGTGGCTAGTATCTATTCCATTTACGCTATTTTTGACGTTTATTCAACCAGTGGTTATCGATCCGTTATATAACGATTTTTATCCATTAAAGAATAAAGAGCTGGAGACGAAAATTTTGCATTTAGCAGACGAAGCTCATATACCTGCTAAGCATGTATATGAAGTAAACATGTCTGAAAAAACGAACTCTCTCAATGCGTATGTAACGGGAATAGGTTCTAATTCAAGAATTGTGTTATGGGATACTACTCTTAATAAATTGACGGAACGTGAAATTTTGTTTATCATGGCGCACGAAATGGGTCATTATGTGAAGAAACATATTTATGTGGGGATTGCTTCAGCTTTAGTTTTATCGATTGTAGGTTTATGGCTAACGAAACATTTAGCTAGCTTTGTGATTAAGAGATGGGGGAAAGCATTAAAAATCACTTCTCTTAGTGATTTAAATTCATTACCGCTTATTCTACTTATTTTTTCTGTGCTCACATTTGCTGTAAGTCCGTTAACAAATATGCAGTCGCGTCATCATGAACTTCAATCTGACACGTACGCCATGGACCTAACAGGAGATAAACAAGCTGCTATTAAAACGTTTCAGGACTTAACAAAATCAGGACTTTCCCAGGTGAATCCGCCGTATTTAGTGAAAATTTTCCGATATGGTCACCCAACAATACTGGAAAGAATTTCATTTGTTGAGAAGTATGAAAGAAATGAATAA
- the aceA gene encoding isocitrate lyase, translated as MKDIRVKNLEEHWKSDERWKGIERPYSAEKVIGLRGSIDIEHTLARRGAEKFWNLLKTEPYVHALGALTGNQAVQQVKAGLKAIYLSGWQVAADANLSGNMYPDQSLYPANSVPHVVKRINQALQRADQIQHLEGEGNIDYFAPIVADAEAGFGGQLNVFELMKGMIESGASAVHFEDQLSSEKKCGHLGGKVLLPTQTAVKNLIAARLAADVMGVPTLLIARTDADAADLITSDVDPVDRQFITGERTAEGFYRTRAGIDQAIARGLAYAPYADLVWCETSEPNLEQAQKFADAIHEKFPGKMLAYNCSPSFNWKKKLDKKTIEKFQREIAKMGYKFQFVTLAGFHALNHSMFELARGYKTRGMAAYSELQEREFASEINGYTATRHQREVGTGYFDEVAQVVSGGTSSTTALKGSTEEEQFQAHK; from the coding sequence ATGAAAGACATTCGTGTAAAAAACCTTGAAGAGCACTGGAAAAGCGATGAGCGTTGGAAAGGAATTGAACGTCCATATTCTGCAGAAAAAGTCATTGGACTGAGAGGATCCATTGATATTGAACATACGCTTGCTAGAAGAGGGGCCGAAAAGTTCTGGAACTTATTAAAAACAGAGCCATACGTGCATGCATTAGGAGCTTTAACAGGAAATCAAGCGGTACAACAGGTAAAAGCAGGGTTAAAAGCAATTTACCTCAGCGGATGGCAAGTAGCTGCAGATGCAAACCTTTCAGGAAATATGTATCCTGATCAAAGTCTATATCCAGCAAACAGCGTGCCGCATGTTGTGAAACGAATCAATCAGGCGCTGCAGCGTGCTGATCAAATTCAGCATTTAGAAGGAGAAGGGAATATCGATTATTTTGCTCCAATTGTAGCAGATGCAGAAGCAGGGTTTGGAGGGCAGTTAAACGTATTTGAATTAATGAAAGGAATGATTGAGTCGGGAGCATCTGCCGTACACTTTGAAGATCAATTATCCTCTGAGAAAAAGTGTGGTCATCTCGGCGGCAAGGTACTGCTTCCAACTCAGACGGCTGTGAAAAATTTAATTGCTGCTCGTTTAGCTGCTGATGTAATGGGTGTTCCAACACTTCTAATTGCTCGTACCGATGCTGATGCCGCTGATTTAATTACAAGTGATGTTGATCCTGTAGATCGCCAGTTTATTACGGGTGAACGCACCGCTGAAGGTTTTTATCGCACGAGAGCCGGAATCGATCAAGCTATTGCTCGTGGCTTAGCATATGCGCCATATGCTGATCTAGTATGGTGCGAGACCTCTGAACCAAACTTAGAACAAGCACAAAAATTTGCAGATGCTATTCATGAAAAATTCCCAGGTAAAATGCTTGCTTATAACTGTTCACCATCTTTCAACTGGAAGAAAAAATTAGATAAGAAAACGATTGAAAAATTCCAAAGAGAAATTGCGAAAATGGGCTACAAATTTCAATTCGTTACGCTTGCTGGCTTCCACGCTTTAAATCACAGCATGTTTGAGCTGGCGCGAGGATATAAAACAAGAGGAATGGCAGCTTATTCAGAGTTACAAGAAAGAGAGTTTGCTAGTGAAATAAATGGATATACAGCTACAAGACATCAGCGTGAAGTAGGCACGGGTTATTTTGATGAAGTGGCGCAAGTAGTTTCTGGTGGGACTTCCTCTACAACAGCTTTAAAAGGTTCAACGGAAGAAGAGCAGTTTCAGGCACATAAATAA
- a CDS encoding IDEAL domain-containing protein has product MNNEKSYTEMMKSLARKKKVIDTVSMLDVYIEMVIDESLFKRQKELLETNINTALDQRDEIAFYELSAQYQSLLQTST; this is encoded by the coding sequence ATGAACAATGAAAAATCGTACACGGAAATGATGAAGTCCCTCGCTCGCAAGAAAAAAGTAATTGATACTGTGAGTATGTTGGATGTTTATATCGAAATGGTAATTGATGAATCGCTTTTTAAGCGTCAAAAAGAACTGTTAGAAACAAACATTAACACGGCATTAGATCAACGTGATGAAATTGCTTTTTATGAGCTATCAGCACAGTACCAATCCCTGCTTCAAACATCTACTTAA